A region from the Bacteroidota bacterium genome encodes:
- the tatC gene encoding twin-arginine translocase subunit TatC has product MNQEVDEEREMSFWDHLDELRARLVRSILAILAMAVVAFVNRVIVFDQIILGPSRADFVTNRWLCKLGTQLQIDGLCFDKLNIQIININMSGQFLVHLYTSAMAGVVLAFPFIIYQLWNFVRPALYPGEKKKSQLAIANSSLLFVAGLLFGYFLIVPLTINFLGSYQVSSSVSNQISLNSYINTVVSVSFAVGLVFQLPLLIYFLARAGLVTPDYLRRNRKYMLVVLLIVSAIITPPDVFSQVMVCIPLIGLYELSILLAAKVYKED; this is encoded by the coding sequence ATGAATCAGGAAGTTGACGAGGAGCGTGAGATGTCGTTCTGGGACCACCTCGACGAGTTGAGGGCGAGGCTGGTAAGAAGCATTCTGGCAATACTGGCAATGGCTGTTGTGGCCTTTGTCAATCGGGTTATCGTTTTTGATCAGATTATTCTCGGTCCATCCAGGGCCGACTTTGTAACCAACCGCTGGCTTTGTAAGTTGGGAACGCAACTGCAAATTGACGGACTATGTTTTGACAAGCTGAACATTCAGATCATCAACATCAACATGTCGGGGCAGTTTCTGGTGCATCTTTATACCTCGGCCATGGCAGGAGTGGTTTTAGCCTTCCCTTTTATCATCTACCAATTGTGGAATTTTGTGCGCCCGGCCCTGTATCCCGGCGAAAAAAAGAAATCGCAGCTTGCCATTGCCAATAGTTCGCTTCTTTTTGTTGCAGGCCTGCTTTTTGGTTATTTCCTCATCGTACCGCTCACCATCAATTTTTTGGGAAGCTATCAGGTAAGCAGCAGTGTAAGCAACCAAATCTCGCTCAACTCCTATATCAATACCGTGGTTTCCGTATCTTTTGCGGTGGGCCTGGTTTTTCAGCTTCCTCTGCTGATCTACTTTCTTGCCAGAGCCGGATTGGTTACTCCCGACTATCTGCGTCGCAACCGGAAATACATGCTTGTCGTGCTGCTCATTGTATCGGCCATCATCACTCCTCCGGATGTTTTCAGTCAGGTGATGGTTTGTATTCCCCTGATAGGCCTGTATGAACTGAGTATTCTACTGGCAGCTAAGGTTTACAAGGAGGATTAA